The Arachis hypogaea cultivar Tifrunner chromosome 14, arahy.Tifrunner.gnm2.J5K5, whole genome shotgun sequence DNA window TTTTGTTTTCTTTGGACAGTTATGTAGTGGAATTGACAAGAATGCTGTGGGGGCTTGTTCTGGGCTCATATTTGTTCCTATTGATGAAATGTTCCCAGATGATGCTCCATTGTTCCCTTCCGATTTCCGCATTATCCCGTTGGATTCAAAACCAGTTGAGTTCTATTTTATATTTGGTCCTTTTTAGTGTTAAATCTCTTGATATTGCATTTGAATAGAGAAAAAAGTACTGTGCAAGTAAGAAAGGAGCTACTGAAACTGATGCGCATGTATGACACACTATAATCATGTTGATATCATTGTTTTCCAGGGTGATAAAAAAGATTCAGTGACAGCAAGTCAAACCCTGGATTTGACATCTGGTTTTGAAGTTGGCCCAACAACAAATGGTGCACGCGATGCGGTATCATGTCATAGTGCTCGGTCGGTGTTGACTATTGCCTTCCAGTTTCTTTTTTACAGTAGTCTGCAGGATAATGTTGCTGTCATGGCAAGCCAGTACATCTGTAGTGTGATTTTCTCTGTACAGAGGATTGCCATGGCAGTTTCTCCATCTGGTATAAACCCGGCAGTTGGCTCAAAA harbors:
- the LOC112740391 gene encoding homeobox-leucine zipper protein REVOLUTA-like, with product MADDEPVNRKRYLEDSCKPKCVKPLLEYQLCSGIDKNAVGACSGLIFVPIDEMFPDDAPLFPSDFRIIPLDSKPGDKKDSVTASQTLDLTSGFEVGPTTNGARDAVSCHSARSVLTIAFQFLFYSSLQDNVAVMASQYICSVIFSVQRIAMAVSPSGINPAVGSKLSPGS